Proteins encoded within one genomic window of Granulicella pectinivorans:
- a CDS encoding TonB-dependent receptor produces MHRVSSLFLLSLLFLTCGLSLAQGTSGGVNGTVADPTGAVVGDAVVTIANPVTLYTRTTKSDSAGAFHFYNVPYNTYRITVVSAGFQNATQSVTINSAVAMTLPVTLALATSSTVVNVDAGSDLMETDSSMHTDVDRATIDKLPLSGSSQLSALVTQSTPGVASDSNGMIHGLGDHAENSFSLDGQPITDQQSKAFSNQIPADAVQSLEVIDGAPPAEFGDKTSLVIKVTTRSGQGVTKPTGSISASYGSFGTSELSGNVAWGTEKFGNFIAASGMNSGRFLDPGEFSVFHDKGNLINFFDRADYQFSDVSSVHTNVQFTRSWFQTPNTYDTLNVGVVDPVQGLPVGQADQKSKIETVLFAPTYTRTLSSDAVWNFAPYMRRDSYQYYPSANPFADLGPIQQETVGQQRSLLNAGVHSDLSYAKGAHNIKIGGMYQQTFLRENDQIGLVDYKLNAPCLDQNLNPIPGTGNGVCVFTNPNYNPILAPYDLTRGGGEYRYHGQTDVKQLALYAQDQITLGNFLMNVGLRGDFYNGLAIQRQAEPRLGMSYNIKATHTVLRASYARAQETPFNENLVLSSRGCNDAVIQAVFETLGSCNPASFNPGFRNEIHAGLQQGIGKHVVLGGDYIWKYTHNAYDFSVLGATPITFPIEWHNSKIPGFALKANLTDVKGLSAYVIMSSVAARFFNPQIGGVGATVSTPGGLPFRIDHDERFNQTTHIQYALPFKKSLWYGFSWRFDSGLVAGSAPCYNATGANSLCTPNSILINGQPGIDLSSLTPDQEFQEGLVCNGVKATPYSGFQNCLASQLTSNLVKIPAINTEDDDKNPPRIQSRSLFDMALGDDNLFNTDKHKIGLRVSAVNVTNKYALYNFLSTFSGTHYVTPRAVTAELSYNF; encoded by the coding sequence ATGCATCGTGTTTCCTCTCTTTTTCTGTTGTCTTTGTTGTTTTTGACCTGCGGCCTTTCGCTCGCGCAGGGTACGTCGGGTGGTGTGAACGGCACAGTGGCCGATCCCACCGGCGCCGTGGTTGGTGACGCGGTCGTGACGATTGCCAACCCTGTGACCCTCTACACCCGCACCACCAAGTCCGATTCCGCCGGCGCCTTTCATTTCTACAACGTGCCCTACAACACCTATCGCATTACTGTGGTGAGTGCCGGGTTCCAGAATGCGACGCAGAGTGTGACGATCAACTCCGCCGTGGCGATGACCCTGCCGGTGACGCTGGCGCTGGCTACTTCGTCGACTGTTGTCAACGTGGATGCGGGGTCGGATCTGATGGAGACCGACTCCAGCATGCACACGGATGTGGACAGGGCGACGATCGACAAGCTGCCGCTGAGCGGATCGAGCCAGTTGAGCGCGCTGGTGACACAGTCGACGCCGGGTGTTGCCTCGGACTCGAACGGCATGATCCACGGCCTGGGCGATCACGCGGAAAACTCGTTCTCGCTCGATGGCCAGCCGATCACGGACCAGCAGAGCAAGGCCTTCTCGAACCAGATTCCGGCAGATGCCGTGCAATCGCTGGAGGTGATCGATGGCGCTCCGCCGGCGGAGTTTGGCGACAAGACCAGCCTCGTCATCAAGGTGACGACGCGCTCCGGGCAGGGCGTGACGAAGCCAACCGGATCGATTTCCGCCTCGTACGGGTCGTTCGGGACATCGGAGCTCTCGGGCAATGTCGCGTGGGGCACAGAGAAGTTCGGCAACTTTATTGCGGCCAGCGGCATGAACTCCGGCCGCTTCCTCGATCCGGGTGAATTTTCGGTCTTCCACGACAAGGGAAACCTCATCAACTTCTTCGACCGCGCGGACTACCAGTTCTCGGATGTCAGCTCGGTCCATACCAATGTGCAGTTCACTCGCTCTTGGTTCCAGACACCGAATACCTACGACACGCTGAATGTAGGTGTGGTGGATCCGGTGCAGGGATTGCCAGTGGGCCAAGCGGACCAGAAGTCGAAGATCGAGACGGTGCTGTTTGCGCCAACCTACACGCGCACCCTCTCGAGCGACGCGGTGTGGAACTTTGCCCCGTATATGCGGCGCGATTCGTACCAGTACTACCCAAGCGCCAACCCGTTTGCGGACCTTGGGCCGATCCAGCAGGAGACGGTGGGCCAGCAGAGGTCGCTGTTGAACGCGGGCGTTCACTCGGACCTTTCGTATGCGAAGGGCGCGCACAACATCAAGATCGGCGGGATGTATCAGCAGACGTTCCTGCGGGAGAACGACCAGATCGGGCTCGTGGACTACAAGCTGAACGCGCCCTGCCTTGATCAGAATCTGAACCCGATTCCAGGCACCGGCAACGGCGTGTGCGTGTTTACGAATCCGAACTATAACCCGATTCTGGCCCCATATGACCTGACGCGCGGCGGCGGAGAGTATCGTTACCACGGGCAGACAGACGTGAAGCAACTGGCTCTCTATGCTCAGGACCAGATCACGCTCGGCAACTTCCTGATGAACGTTGGTCTGCGCGGCGACTTCTACAACGGCCTCGCCATCCAACGGCAGGCCGAGCCTCGGCTGGGCATGAGCTACAACATCAAGGCGACTCATACGGTGTTGCGCGCCTCCTATGCCCGCGCGCAGGAGACGCCCTTCAACGAGAACCTCGTCCTTTCGAGCCGTGGATGCAACGATGCTGTGATCCAAGCGGTCTTCGAGACGCTGGGCTCATGCAATCCAGCCTCCTTCAACCCGGGCTTCCGGAACGAGATTCACGCCGGGTTGCAGCAGGGCATCGGCAAGCATGTCGTTCTCGGCGGCGACTATATCTGGAAGTACACGCACAACGCTTACGACTTCAGCGTGCTGGGCGCAACGCCGATCACGTTTCCGATCGAGTGGCACAACTCGAAGATCCCGGGCTTCGCGCTGAAGGCGAACCTGACGGATGTGAAGGGATTGTCGGCCTACGTCATCATGAGTTCGGTGGCGGCACGCTTCTTCAATCCGCAGATCGGCGGCGTGGGCGCGACCGTCAGCACGCCGGGCGGACTGCCCTTCCGCATCGACCACGACGAACGCTTCAACCAGACGACGCACATCCAGTACGCGCTTCCGTTCAAGAAGAGTCTCTGGTACGGGTTCAGCTGGCGCTTCGACAGCGGTCTGGTGGCGGGCTCCGCGCCCTGCTACAACGCGACCGGCGCAAACAGCCTGTGCACGCCGAACTCGATCCTGATCAACGGTCAGCCGGGGATCGATCTCAGCTCGCTGACGCCGGACCAGGAGTTTCAGGAGGGGCTGGTCTGCAACGGAGTGAAGGCAACTCCGTACTCGGGCTTCCAGAACTGCCTGGCCAGCCAGTTGACCTCAAACCTGGTGAAGATTCCGGCGATCAACACGGAGGACGACGACAAGAATCCTCCGCGGATTCAGTCGAGAAGTCTCTTCGACATGGCGCTGGGCGACGATAACCTGTTCAACACGGACAAGCACAAGATCGGATTGCGGGTCTCGGCGGTGAACGTGACGAACAAGTATGCGCTGTATAACTTTCTGTCGACGTTCTCGGGTACGCACTATGTGACGCCGCGAGCGGTGACGGCGGAGTTGAGCTACAACTTCTAA
- a CDS encoding DUF2264 domain-containing protein: MSRMAFSRRNFLSTGVVAGGAAWLTPGLSGAQSAQAKPDRGQWIDWVEKVSEPVLSALSQRALRKRMPVEAVKGHEADRAVGSQLEAFGRLFCGIAPWLELEPSAGEPARETALRTKFRGWAQEGIASAVDPKSPDYMRFGESAQTVVDASFLCLAMLRAPKQMLGSMTATTKARLVTALEVQRTVMPGFNNWLLFSAMDEVLLRRLGVFWDRMRVDYALREHASWYVGDGIYGDGPHYHADNYNSYVIQPYLLAVMDEVKDEATSWREMAEPIRERARRYAAIQERMISPEGTFPVLGRSICYRAGAFHLLGDVARRGMLPEGVTPAQVRGAMTAVQAKTLGAPGTFDENGWLRIGLAGHQPSLGEVYISTGSLYLCSFAWLPLGLAPSDPFWSGAAVDWTQRKVWAGGDLLADHALGG, translated from the coding sequence ATGAGCAGAATGGCGTTTTCGCGACGGAATTTTCTATCGACGGGTGTGGTTGCGGGGGGAGCGGCGTGGCTGACTCCCGGGCTCTCTGGGGCGCAAAGCGCGCAGGCAAAGCCCGATCGCGGACAGTGGATCGACTGGGTGGAGAAGGTGTCGGAGCCAGTACTCTCCGCGCTAAGCCAGCGCGCGTTGCGGAAGCGGATGCCGGTCGAGGCTGTAAAAGGACATGAGGCGGATCGCGCTGTCGGATCGCAGCTGGAGGCGTTTGGGCGGCTGTTCTGCGGGATTGCGCCATGGCTGGAGCTGGAGCCTTCGGCGGGGGAGCCGGCACGAGAGACGGCGTTGCGGACGAAGTTCCGGGGGTGGGCGCAGGAGGGTATCGCCTCCGCGGTCGATCCGAAGTCGCCGGACTATATGCGGTTTGGGGAGTCAGCGCAGACGGTGGTGGATGCTTCGTTCCTTTGCCTGGCGATGCTGCGGGCTCCGAAGCAGATGCTGGGGTCGATGACGGCTACGACAAAGGCGCGGTTGGTGACCGCGCTGGAGGTGCAGCGAACGGTGATGCCGGGGTTCAACAACTGGCTTCTGTTCTCGGCGATGGATGAGGTTCTGCTCAGGCGGCTGGGGGTTTTCTGGGACCGGATGCGCGTGGACTATGCGCTGCGGGAGCATGCGAGTTGGTATGTGGGCGACGGCATCTATGGGGATGGTCCGCACTACCATGCGGACAACTACAACAGCTATGTGATTCAGCCGTATCTGCTGGCCGTGATGGACGAGGTAAAAGACGAGGCGACGTCGTGGCGGGAGATGGCGGAGCCGATCCGGGAGAGGGCGCGGCGGTATGCAGCGATCCAGGAGAGGATGATCTCACCGGAAGGGACGTTTCCGGTGCTGGGGCGGTCCATCTGCTATCGGGCCGGGGCGTTTCATCTGCTGGGGGATGTGGCTCGGCGAGGAATGCTGCCGGAGGGAGTGACTCCGGCGCAGGTGCGAGGCGCAATGACGGCGGTGCAGGCGAAGACGCTGGGAGCTCCCGGTACGTTCGATGAGAACGGTTGGCTGCGGATCGGGCTGGCTGGGCATCAGCCTTCTCTGGGCGAGGTCTACATCTCCACGGGGAGTTTGTATCTGTGTAGCTTTGCGTGGCTACCGCTGGGGCTCGCGCCAAGCGACCCGTTCTGGAGCGGGGCGGCGGTGGACTGGACGCAGAGGAAGGTTTGGGCGGGCGGGGATTTATTGGCGGATCACGCTCTGGGTGGATAA
- a CDS encoding EamA family transporter, which produces MPFSRFSSSAPKSRILIAFACVYLFWGSTYLAMRIGVEVLPPFLLAAVRYCISGPLLLLICLAQGERIRPYGSREFWTLGLIGVLMLCGGNTTVIWAEQWLPTGLAALLVASIPLYAALIEVVRPHGDGLRARGWVGILVGFGGIVLLLWPKLRLGITGDARQIVAAVVVLAGTLCWTIASVIQRRVKIGVSGFAAAGWQMCFAGFVNTLLMVGSRGWHGARWGVQAWGSIAWLVVCGSLITYSAYIYLLDNVAVSKVATYAYVNPVIAVMLGAVALHERLVGVEWLGMAAILVAVFLITRSNRAPEVDREITALPADQA; this is translated from the coding sequence ATGCCCTTCAGCCGCTTCTCGAGCAGCGCCCCGAAGAGCCGTATCCTCATTGCGTTCGCTTGCGTGTACCTCTTCTGGGGGTCGACGTACCTGGCCATGCGGATCGGCGTCGAGGTGCTTCCGCCGTTTTTGCTGGCTGCGGTCCGGTACTGTATCTCGGGACCTCTGTTGCTGTTGATTTGTCTGGCGCAAGGGGAGCGGATTCGTCCGTATGGGTCCCGGGAGTTCTGGACGCTGGGGCTGATCGGCGTGCTGATGCTGTGCGGGGGGAACACGACCGTGATCTGGGCGGAGCAGTGGCTGCCAACCGGGCTGGCGGCCCTGCTGGTCGCTTCGATTCCGCTGTATGCGGCGCTCATCGAGGTTGTGCGACCCCATGGAGACGGGCTCAGGGCGCGGGGCTGGGTGGGCATCCTGGTGGGCTTTGGGGGAATCGTGCTTCTGCTGTGGCCGAAGCTTCGGTTGGGGATCACCGGGGACGCGCGGCAGATTGTCGCGGCGGTGGTGGTGCTGGCCGGGACGCTCTGCTGGACGATTGCATCGGTGATTCAGCGGCGCGTGAAGATCGGGGTCAGCGGGTTTGCGGCGGCCGGTTGGCAGATGTGTTTCGCGGGCTTCGTCAATACGCTCCTGATGGTGGGGTCGCGGGGCTGGCATGGGGCGCGGTGGGGTGTGCAGGCTTGGGGATCGATTGCGTGGCTGGTGGTGTGTGGGTCGCTGATTACGTACTCGGCGTACATCTACCTGCTGGACAACGTGGCGGTGTCGAAGGTAGCGACGTACGCGTATGTGAACCCGGTGATCGCGGTCATGCTGGGAGCGGTGGCGCTGCACGAGCGGCTGGTAGGCGTGGAATGGCTGGGGATGGCGGCAATTCTGGTGGCTGTGTTTCTGATTACGCGCTCAAACCGCGCGCCCGAGGTTGATCGCGAGATCACGGCTCTGCCCGCCGACCAGGCATAG
- the cysS gene encoding cysteine--tRNA ligase has protein sequence MPLELFNTLSGKLETLSPIGAPELRMYACGPTVYDYGHIGNFRTFLHVDVLRRFVKQLGMPVNHVMNITDVDDKIIRNAAAAQKPMAEYTRKFEDAFFEDLDSLGVQRPEHLPRATEHIPEMVSLIERLAAKDFAYQAEDGSWYFRIAKDTDYGKLAKKDLESIEDGARVDLDEYDKDAARDFALWKAVKAAPDGTLEPAWETALGSGRPGWHIECSAMATSLLGDSFDLHAGGEDLMFPHHENEIAQSESASGTTFARHWMHVRFLLVEGRKMSKSEGNFYTLRDLLLKGYRASAIRLLLISVPYRHQLNFTFDGLTQSTNAIERLRTFYQRILKGTWPAEGANPSLAEQIAKSSAAYTAALSNDLNTADALSAIFDMVRAVNSAADSNALYRAEADAALDVLRLFEAVFAVLEDNDADLTRAALAWAEKEGRLDQADPTLIAALSLSDAAIEALIADRALAKKQRNFAKSDAIRNDLLTKGILLKDGPTGTEWSRK, from the coding sequence GTGCCTCTAGAACTCTTCAACACCCTCTCCGGCAAACTCGAAACACTCTCGCCCATCGGTGCCCCCGAACTCCGCATGTACGCCTGCGGCCCCACCGTCTACGACTACGGCCACATCGGCAACTTCCGCACCTTCCTGCATGTGGATGTGCTGCGCCGCTTCGTCAAGCAGCTCGGCATGCCCGTCAACCACGTCATGAACATCACCGACGTCGACGACAAGATTATCCGCAACGCCGCCGCCGCCCAGAAGCCCATGGCCGAGTACACCCGGAAGTTCGAAGATGCCTTCTTCGAGGATCTCGACTCTCTCGGCGTTCAGCGCCCCGAGCATCTGCCCCGCGCCACCGAGCACATCCCCGAGATGGTCTCCCTCATTGAGCGTCTCGCCGCCAAGGACTTCGCCTACCAGGCAGAAGACGGCTCCTGGTACTTCCGCATCGCCAAGGACACCGACTACGGCAAGCTCGCCAAGAAGGACCTCGAGTCCATCGAAGACGGAGCCCGCGTCGACCTCGACGAGTACGACAAGGACGCGGCTCGGGACTTTGCCCTCTGGAAGGCCGTCAAAGCCGCCCCCGACGGAACCCTCGAGCCCGCCTGGGAGACAGCCCTCGGCTCCGGACGCCCCGGCTGGCACATCGAGTGCTCCGCCATGGCCACCAGCCTCCTCGGCGACTCCTTCGACCTCCACGCCGGTGGCGAAGACCTCATGTTCCCGCACCACGAGAACGAGATCGCCCAGTCCGAATCCGCCTCCGGCACCACCTTCGCCCGCCACTGGATGCATGTCCGCTTCCTGCTCGTCGAAGGCCGCAAGATGTCCAAGTCCGAGGGCAACTTCTATACCCTCCGCGATCTGCTCCTCAAGGGCTATCGCGCCTCGGCCATCCGCCTCCTCCTCATCAGCGTGCCCTACCGCCACCAGCTCAACTTCACCTTCGACGGCCTCACCCAGTCGACCAACGCGATCGAGCGCCTTCGCACCTTCTATCAGCGCATCCTCAAGGGCACCTGGCCCGCCGAAGGCGCGAACCCCTCGCTAGCCGAGCAGATCGCGAAGTCCAGCGCTGCCTACACCGCCGCCCTGTCGAACGACCTCAACACCGCCGATGCCCTCTCCGCCATCTTCGATATGGTCCGCGCGGTCAACTCCGCCGCAGACTCGAACGCGCTCTATCGCGCTGAGGCCGACGCCGCGCTTGATGTCCTGCGCCTCTTCGAAGCGGTCTTCGCCGTCCTCGAAGACAACGACGCCGACCTCACCCGCGCCGCGCTCGCCTGGGCAGAAAAGGAAGGCCGCCTCGACCAGGCCGACCCCACGCTCATCGCAGCCCTCTCGCTCTCGGACGCCGCCATCGAAGCCCTCATCGCCGACCGCGCACTTGCCAAAAAACAGCGCAACTTCGCCAAGTCCGACGCTATCCGCAACGATCTCCTCACCAAGGGAATTCTCCTCAAGGATGGTCCTACCGGGACGGAGTGGTCACGCAAGTAA